The Panicum virgatum strain AP13 chromosome 5K, P.virgatum_v5, whole genome shotgun sequence genome has a window encoding:
- the LOC120710306 gene encoding uncharacterized protein LOC120710306: MKRVVSRMENYDILQMVKLGKNFDGRHDDFAKDARNVRLGLASDGFNPFGNKNLKHSTWPVMLVPYNLPPWICMKQTSLMLSMIIPGLDSPGNDIDVYLEPLIDDLLELWKGVETFDASSKKEFPLRAAQLWTINDFPALAYLYGWSTGGTYACPSCGPATKSFHLKKGKKMCYMGHRRWLPQDHRYRRQRKQFDGMVETGLAPETMSGTTVLGMLEGKEFVLGKKVPTTKQSNKEVEVESVKKRNRSSGEKKNQPNGSIGKEKKPEDWLKKRSIFFKLPYWQHNKLRHNLDVMHLEKTVCENFIGTLLDILGKTKDGLNARLDLVELGVRENLHPIVDSEGKQSTPNAPFTMTRAQKEILCSIAATIRPPTRSPYSCYVEHLRTSTAPQFTTMMLLNNI, from the exons ATGAAGAGGGTCGTGTCAAGGATGGAAAACTACGACATCCTGCAGATGGTGAAGCTTGGAAAAAACTTTGATGGTAGACATGATGATTTTGCTAAGGATGCTCGAAATGTACGCCTTGGTCTTGCAAGTGATGGATTTAACCCTTTTGGGAACAAGAATTTGAAGCACAGTACATGGCCAGTAATGCTCGTTCCCTACAACCTACCACCTTGGATCTGCATGAAGCAAACATCTTTAATGTTGTCAATGATCATCCCCGGACTAGATTCTCCAGGTAATGATATTGATGTATATTTGGAGCCTTTGATCGATGATCTCTTAGAGTTGTGGAAGGGAGTGGAAACATTTGATGCCTCATCAAAAAAGGAATTTCCACTGCGAGCTGCACAATTGTGGACTATAAATGACTTTCCTGCATTAGCTTACCTATATGGATGGAGCACAGGTGGTACATATGCATGTCCTTCTTGTGGTCCAGCGACAAAATCGTTTCACCTGAAGAAAGGTAAAAAGATGTGCTATATGGGCCATCGTCGATGGCTGCCACAAGATCACCGATACCGAAGGCAAAGGAAACAGTTTGATGGCATGGTAGAGACTGGACTTGCACCAGAAACAATGAGTGGCACTACTGTATTGGGAATGTTGGAAGGCAAAGAGTTTGTGTTAGGGAAAAAGGTACCCACAACGAAGCAGTCCAACAAGGAAGTGGAAGTCGAAAGTGTTAAGAAACGCAACCGTAGTAGTGGAGAGAAAAAGAACCAACCAAATGGGAGCATTGGTAAGGAGAAGAAGCCAGAGGATTGGTTGAAAAAGAGGTCAATTTTCTTTAAGCTACCATACTGGCAACACAACAAACTAAGACACAATCTTGATGTAATGCATTTAGAGAAAACTGTGTGTGAGAACTTTATCGGTACGTTACTGGATATTCTTGGTAAAACAAAGGATGGACTTAATGCACGACTTGATTTAGTTGAACTTGGAGTTCGAGAGAATCTTCACCCTATTGTAGATAGTGAAGGAAAGCAATCAACTCCTAATGCACCGTTTACCATGACTAGAGCACAAAAGGAGATTCTTTGCTCA ATTGCGGCCACCATCCGTCCTCCCACGCGCTCCCCCTACTCTTGCTATGTAGAACACCTGCGCACATCGACAGCCCCTCAGTTCACCACT ATGATGCTCTTAAATAATATCTGA
- the LOC120709090 gene encoding uncharacterized protein LOC120709090 produces the protein MATRPRRIRNLNLPQVEDVEPAKDEHDNSVENDNNENVQGPPDIDGLLARMPRYHPRSPIKIIWPNGEVRQVLGDFTISNLLQLEGGKVIVGTDENGVPNERSASILGQHLGQIAEKPSLAPLHIQRWDNALFKTHKEQMIKDVEEKFEFPRSTIQLTRDWILMTVNNRWRAYKSKLKKQYFNPEERSLDEIIKGKPPTVNEHQWRALVGFWCQEAHKKLCATNSR, from the exons ATGGCAACAAGACCTCGAAGAATAAGGAACTTGAACCTCCCGCAAGTAGAGGACGTAGAACCTGCTAAGGATGAGCATGACAATTCAGTGGAGAATGATAACAATGAAAATGTACAGGGTCCTCCTGATATTGATGGTTTATTGGCTCGCATGCCACGCTACCATCCTCGAAGTCCAATTAAGATAATAT GGCCAAATGGAGAGGTGCGGCAAGTTTTAGGTGATTTCACAATTTCAAATCTATTGCAATTAGAAGGAGGAAAGGTAATTGTAGGGACTGATGAAAATGGAGTCCCAAATGAAAGGTCAGCCTCCATCCTAGGTCAGCACCTTGGACAAATAGCAGAAAAGCCATCATTAGCTCCTTTACACATTCAAAGATGGGACAATGCTCTGTTCAAGACACACAAGGAACAAATGATCAAGGATGTTGAG GAAAAGTTTGAGTTCCCTCGATCAACTATACAGCTCACAAGGGATTGGATCCTAATGACAGTTAACAATAGATGGAGAGCCTACAAATCTAAGTTGAAGAAACAATATTTCAATCCTGAAGAGAGATCTCTAGATGAAATCATAAAAGGGAAACCACCAACTGTGAATGAACATCAATGGAGAGCTCTTGTTGGATTTTGGTGCCAGGAAGCACATAAG AAATTATGTGCCACAAACTCCCGATGA